In Actinopolyspora saharensis, the genomic window ATCCCGGTTGCCCGCCGAACTGTCGACACGTCGGCGCGCCCGGATACGCCGTACCTGGTCGACCGCTTCGGACGCGTCGCGACCGACCTACGGGTGTCCCTGATCGACAAGTGCAATCTGCGCTGCACCTACTGCATGCCCGCCGAGGGCCTGCCGTGGATGAAGCGATCCGAGATGCTCGACACCGCTGAGATGACCCGTCTGATCAGACTGGCGGTGCGCGAGCTGGGGATCACCAATGTGCGCTTCACCGGCGGGGAACCACTGCTGCGCCAGGACCTGGTGGACATCATCGCGGCCACCAGCTCACTGCCGGAGGCCCCCAAGACCTCGCTGACCACCAACGGGATCAACCTCGGCAGGTTCGCCGAGCAGCTCTCCGAGAGCGGACTGGACAGGGTCAACATCTCGCTGGACACATTGGACCGCGAGACCTTCCACGGTCTGACCCGCAGGGACCGCTTCGAGGACGTGATCGCCGGCCTCGAGGCGGCGAAGGAGCACGGACTGGAACCGGTCAAGGTGAATTCCGTCC contains:
- the moaA gene encoding GTP 3',8-cyclase MoaA, translated to MTSVDLGIPVARRTVDTSARPDTPYLVDRFGRVATDLRVSLIDKCNLRCTYCMPAEGLPWMKRSEMLDTAEMTRLIRLAVRELGITNVRFTGGEPLLRQDLVDIIAATSSLPEAPKTSLTTNGINLGRFAEQLSESGLDRVNISLDTLDRETFHGLTRRDRFEDVIAGLEAAKEHGLEPVKVNSVLLRGVNDHEACDLLRYCLDRGYQLRFIEQMPLDPQHGWDRNEMVTADEILRLLGEEFSLTPHTAERGSAPAERWLVDGGPATVGVIGSVTRPFCATCDRTRLTADGQLRSCLFSQTETNLREPMREGVDDAELATLWRETMWAKAAGHGMDREDFVQPARPMSSIGG